The window GAAGGAAGACAGCCCTTATTGAACATGAGGCCTAggtttcaaaattaattttccagtctgcaagacagaaaaaaaaaaaaataaagtttagatCCTGAAAGCTGAGTCTAACAATTGCACTTCAGTTCTACAGGCTATGTTTAAAAAGACACATCAAATACTAAGTGTTCTGTATTCTTTACACGCACCCACACAATTGGATACTGCGTATATAAgtgctgtgcagaaaaaaaaccttgcaCGCCTCTTTGAATTACTGGCATCTTAAAAAACGGGTTTAGGCAGTGAACCAGCACTTACATCATCACAGGACATGTTATATTCTGCCAGAACGGTTCGACATCGGGCTGCGATACTATGCGGAGTGTGTCAAGGAAAGCAGCTAATGCTTGCACATGGTAAATATTAGCATATGCTAATACCCTGACTAATAACTAAAGCACTTAACTTGACAAACATGATCAAAGGATACATTGATGGTGCCACAACTCTTTTATGTATTCCAGCAAAGAACAAGCCTATTAGGGTAATACAGCTAATTGTGAAAAATGGGTGATTCCAAAGCGATGTGAAAAAGGACACCTAGGAAAGAAATCCAATTACACCTAGCATGTACTTTCTTAAACCATACAGAAAGCTGCTATCTTGTTCAATGAATGCAAAAAACACTGCCCTTAGGCATTTCTACACACTTGTGAGCAATTCTTTCGATACAGATTCACATAGTAGCATTTTGGCAGGCAGTGTCCTAGGACATATTCCACAACCAGCCCAGCCAGcttgaaagctgaaaatgatcTCCCGGTGTCATGGGAGAACCACCTTTAGCCTTTTGCCTTTCAAGGCACTACAGCACTTAGCTGCAGCACCAAGCTACGAAGCAGATCAGCTTCAGGACTAACACAATCTTTACCTTTTGTGTCTCTGGGTCTATTAACCAGTTCCAAGCACCAGTTGCTGTGCAGACCGATACCACTATCAGAATCACtgataaaagaaagaatgagagcCATAAGCAGTCTACGTCACCCCTATcgaaaagcatttatttttcaacagtggCTCTTaagcatttttgtgtgtgtgtatgtgtgtgaaagTATTGTCATTCAGTCTTCCTACATTTTAAATGAGTTATATGTACTAAAAGTTTCTGTATTCTTTGAGTATGGAAGCTTCAGCAGAATCTTAGACCCAAAAAGCAGTATGTTTCTACCACAGACTACTGACCCCTAAATTGGCAGTATATCAAGGGTACGTTGTGcctccctcacccccccccccccacttcaAACTTTTCTGTTAGAGCAGATGAGGACATATTCTGCCCTTAGTTCTCTCTGCTTCGAGCCtcactgttttaatttcttcatcttcttttttatAGGGACTATCTAACCCAATCACGTTTGGTGCCGATAACTGAAGTGACTAACTAGGCAGTACaagccttcaaaaaaaaaaacaacaacagaaaaaaagaaagcaacaaaacacaacccaacaacaaaccaaaataaaacagggaaaaaaaaaaagacaaattaaaaagacaacaaattaatgtcccagctccttccagaATAATTCAGCCTTGAGCACATTCTGTCTTGCCCTCTGGCTAGAatattagttttaaaaacatatctGCCAGGACAACTGGCACTCTGAATATTGGATATCAACTCACTCCCTtaattcatacatttttttgatTTGTCAAATTTGTGTTCAGGCAACAGTGGAAATTGTCATTGGAACCCACTACATGGTTTCTGAAGAACAATAACCAGgcaaatattaaattttaactGTAGGTTTACACATTACTGCCTTCTTGCAGAGTATACGCATGCCACAGAAACCTGTGTAAGAGTACCGTGAGCACAGATTTTTGTTTGGGCAAGCACAAATCAGAGATACACACGGGCAGATCTAAAATCCTTATAAAACAGAATCTTATTCATCCCTTCAATGTCAAACTTACTTCTCCAACGTCCTGTAGCTGGTTGCAAACATGCAATATATTCAGTAAGTCTTCGTTCAAAAGCTTTGAGATCTGAGGAGGATACACAGCAAGCATAATTAGATCTTCATCTATTTAGTCAAATTATGATGTAAGAGATCAAAGGAATTGACTTTTTCCCTGTGCACACCACTTTCTTAAATAGAAACAACGCATTGATcattcagatgaaataaaagtaaagtcAGGGTAGCTTCACACAACTCC is drawn from Oxyura jamaicensis isolate SHBP4307 breed ruddy duck chromosome 11, BPBGC_Ojam_1.0, whole genome shotgun sequence and contains these coding sequences:
- the CNEP1R1 gene encoding nuclear envelope phosphatase-regulatory subunit 1 produces the protein MNSLEQAEDLKAFERRLTEYIACLQPATGRWRMILIVVSVCTATGAWNWLIDPETQKVSFFTSLWNHPFFTISCITLIGLFFAGIHKRVVAPSIIAARCRTVLAEYNMSCDDTGKLILKPRPHVQ